The Vigna unguiculata cultivar IT97K-499-35 chromosome 1, ASM411807v1, whole genome shotgun sequence nucleotide sequence tttcaacatAGAATCTGtttgattttaaaatcaatttaaatatcaataattcacatttaaagaaaaacaattaattgttatttctctatcaatgaatcaattttctgAAGCATAAAGAGTGAAATTACCGATCACTCATTTCCATTTCTCCTCTCAATTTCGATAGAGGAAATAtgttactaaaaataatatctttCACTCTTGTTTttaagtcataattttgttcCGACATCATTTTTCCATTCGAAGAAGTGAAGAAAAACACTGGACTATgctatgaaaataatttatttaaatggaaATACATTCATAAATTAGAACATAAatgtgttatttattattttgtgtaattttttgttAACAAGACTACAActactttttaaaaatgaacTTCATTTCAAACTCTTTTTGCaactttttatgaaaaaaaattacaaatacttagtataacttttttttgtaaaaattgtaaaattttcgATAACACACCTATCTAAGTTCTTCattgactaaaaaaatattgagtTGTGATAAACCCATTCGAATCAACTCTtcattttgtaacatttttttttctcccttctccgtatttacaatttgtaagaaaattcaAAGACGTAGCAccacaaaataaaatagttaccATGCCGGctgaattaaaataatcactGTGCCCATTGGAAATAtacatcattaattaatttgttgaatcATTCAATCATTCTAGCATTGTATAACTCAAAGCataatttttgtctttttttcttttcatgagtCATTCACTGAAAAATTTTACGTGGACAATCTTAAATTTTCCTACACCTATGAAACACCTAGtaagaagaaatatttttaatttgtagttgattcgtccaaattattttatattttaaaataaaaatattatattatgggATTTGGATGGATGTTGACCAAAAGAAGAGGTGTTTTtctatgatcaaccacccattCATCAATATTTGTTGCACGTATTAACCTTTGAGATCCCAAGAACATTAGTATTACTAGGTTTGACTTCCCACAACAGTCTTCAATGGATATTTTGGAAGAGAAAAAACTAGAGGATGATGATGCAATGAGAAAACTTTATGATGCTTCAATGAAAGGATGTGTTAGTACCTTCAACAAACTGGTCCAGAAAGACCCTCTTATTCTAAGCAGAGTTTCACTCTGCCCCTTCACTGAAACCCCATTACACATAGCCTCTTTGCTTGGATATTTGGAGTTCTGTCAGGTTCTGCTTCGGAATAGTCCCAGTTTAGCCACTGAATTGGACTCAGAAGGACGTTGCCCTCTTCATTTGGCTTCAGCTAAAGGGCACACTGAGGTTGTGAAAGAGCTGTTGAAGACAAACCCAGAAATGTGTTTGGTTCGCGACAAAGATGACATGCTTCCTCTTCACTTTGCTGCAATGAGAGGGCGCGTGGGAGCATTGAAGGAGTTGATCAAATCCAAGCCAGATTCCATTGAGATGGTGGAGAGTGGTGATGAAGATGGTTCTGTTCTGCAATTGTGCGTTCGCTATAACCATTTGGAGGCCTTGAAATTGCTGGTGGAATCACTGAGAGGTGACCGTCGGTTCCTATCAGTTAAAGACAAAGAAGATAACAGTCTTCTGCGCTTAGCAGTGAAATGCAGACAAATCAAGGTACTTTTtaatcacacacacacaaacacacacaaaaaaaaaaaaaaggttattgCTTGGATCAGTTCCCATTAGTTTCGGTTTTGGTACCCTCTATATCTAGCCAACTGAGATTACAATCTAAGTGAGTCTTTATTACTCAAATATAAACCTGATAAAGGTTTTAGAAAAGGGTGACTTTCGCAGTTTTATTGTGTTTCTGAAAGGAAACTGCGAACAAATAGAATTAGTGTGGTTACAATTTAAGTTGCACTGCGGTGAAGAACATtcggtgaaaaaaaaaacagattctATCTACTAAATTTCTAAAAGAATTCGGTGTTTACAAAATTCAGAAAGAACGTAACGCCATGAAGGGAGAATAGAGTGACAGAAGATATTTAACATTTGTGAATGTGTGACTTGTGCAGATAATTAAATACCTGCTTTCAGTATCCGAAATGAGTCCAGAAATAAGAAATTTGAATAAGAATAGTTTAACAGCTATGGACACATTGAATCGGTATCCAGGAGATTTTATGAGGCAATACGTCTCAACTGAAGGAATTGAAAAACCTGCACACGAAGTTTCCTCAGCAGCAGACCTAACGAGCAAGCAGCAAGGTACTCTGTCAATATCTAGAATGGAAGCAGCATCCTCACAAAGCATAGCTGTTGTGATTGTGCAAGCAGATCCTCCCCAAGCATCATCATCACCCTCACTAACCAACAATGATCCTCCACAAACATCAGCAGCACCGTCACAAGCGAGCAATGATCCTCCAGAAGCATCATCAGGCAGAGTGAGCAACCATGATCCTGTTCTCCAACCAATGCCATCACCAAACATGAACATGAGTAGCGAACAAGGAGAAGACAGGTGGGGCAGATTGGAGAGATTCTGCAGAACATACCTGCTGGACGAAGGGAATTGGATGGACAAAAAGACGAGGGAGCAATTGATGGTGGCAGCCACTGTGATTGCAACGATGACGTTTCAATCAGTGATAAGCCCACCCGGTGGTGTATGGCAAGGCGATACCACCCAAGATGGGTTTACATGCCCTGACTACGGTTTCTGTGAAGCAGGGACGGCGGTTGTGGGTTATGCTTGGTCACCAGATTTTATGAAATTCATTTTCTTCAactcttcctctttcttttcGTCGCTTTGTGTGATGCTGGTTCTCATGAGCGGCTTTCCGCTTGAAAACAGGGTCGTCATGTGGATCTTGGCCATTTTGATGATCGCTGCAGCTTCCTGTATGCTCCTCACCTACATGTGGGGCATTGGGCTTGGTTAGTCCCAATCATATTTACTATAGAATTCGTAAGCTTGGCTATCTATTAATTGGTACCTGGGCTATGTTACTCGCGCTTGTTGCTTTCATTCAATTAAGCCGAATAGCGTTCTGGGTTAGGTCGCGCCGCAACAAATCAACAAATGCTCCACTCTAACAATGCGAATTTGTTGCTTTCTGTACTTCCCTTGATGCTCTTAGAACAGCAATTTTTTTTCTGCTATCATTTTATTAATGCTCTGAAGAAGTTGGTAGTGTAACatgttatgtttttattaaaattatgattagATATACAAGAATGAGTaagaataaataagataaagcaaattattctatttttatttatttcgttTTTCTTTATCTCTTCGCTTTGAGGATGGCTCCTGTAGTAGATTCAAACATGCACTACATAATTCGTCATGACGTTTCTGGGACGACAATTGGGACGCAATGTTAAAGTTAAGTGAATAATATGATGATTGGGTTTGTTAATCACGTGCAATTCCCAATTGAGCTTAACTAGCTAAGGTATCTCCAAGGAAATGAACACGCTCTAACCAGGAGCTTGATCTTGCTACTCTACTGGATTGAGCAACTATTACGTAAGGTTGCAGCATACTAATAGGCAGAAAAAACATACATTAACGAGGAAGAAATGGCAGGAAATTTTCCCATTTgttttaaatcaaagaaaactaTACGTGACTATAGTTCGGTGAGATTAAATCCCATGATAACTTCGACCCATAATCGACCATAAttcagacaaaaaaaaaatcgttaaCAGCACAAAAGACCATAATAAAGAAGGCCAGGGTATATGATAAAGATGCTTCACATATAGAGTCCTTCTGGCACCCCTTCTTTCTTCTTAAACATAACTTTATCCTTAGCCTTCTTAAAGTCCGCATGCGTCAcctgaagataaaaaaaaatggtcaaGAGGGTAAACAAAATtaggaaacaaaaataaaacagaaaacttaatataaataagcaGAAGACCTCAACCTGTAAAATAGGAAACACTTCAAAATACAGTACAATTAGGTCCAGACAAATGCTGAAGTTACCATTGAAGTGCGAATTTAGATCGTGCATATGAACAAGTATGCTGAACCTCAAAACACAACTAGGAATTGTTCACCGAaagattcaaatataaaaaaattgatgactTATCCTAATAAAATTGTATCTTGCACTTCCAAGCACATTTCTTCTGCTTTTCCGGGATAGCAAATCACGGTCTTAGAACAAATACAACACTCATTTAGGATAAGAaactataattttgttttatctttgcTTGACGAGATCCACTACCCTTGAATAAAAAAGGGTAGATTTTATCTGCCTGCATTTAAGTCTATAAATAATAGACTCCTACACCATCACTTTATACAGCACACGTTGAATATTTCTAGCTTAAGACTCTAAGTATCTTTGGCTAGAACAAACGGAAATTGGCATTCAATTCAATAAACCCCCGTTATTGCAAGGAAAACAGAAGAAATCTTTATGGGTCCCCAATCGATTGGTGTTTTCCATAGGTTTTTTCAAATGACTAATCCCAACTGACAAAAACAGGAGGAAATCTAATATCTAGTCTCCACTCCCAGAGATAGGAAATTCCAGTGATCTCCCCTCCCTCCACATAGGCTTCAGATGAGAGTAAGCAATCTCTCTAAATTACAAGAAGTATATTTAAGGAAGATTGTTTTCCAGTTCCATTTTCTTAATGTTCCAACCTCAACTCCCTCCAACTTTTCCTGCAAATTTCTTCTATGGTGTGTACAGGCTGAGAAAAATGGTTATGTCTAACCTTACAATATCCAACCAACCAATGCTATATTTTTCTTATGCTAATATATGAATTTGAGCCATCAAACGAGCTTATCCATACTAATAACTTTGTAATTCCTAACAGCAAATAAtgtcataatatattttcacGGGGTCACATTGTTTTGGCCATAACTATACAAATATAAAGATAATCCTAACCTTCATTCGGCGTTCCCGTAATGCAAGTAAGCCAGCTTCAGTACATATAGCTTTTATATCAGCTCCAGAGAACTCATCCTTAGTCATAACAAATTCTTCTAAGTTGACATCATCAGCTAATGTCATCCTTGATGTGTGAATCTAAATTTCACAGGTATAAGAACTGTTAGTCATTAAAGATATGCATATTAAGATATAACAGCGAAACCTGAAAGTACGTTTGCACAATACTAGTCACGCCTACCTGGAAAATGCGTCTTCTGGTTTTGATATCAGGAAGAGGAAACTCGATCTTCCTGTCTATTCGACCAGGTCGCAGCAGAGCTGGATCAAGGCTTTCAATTCTGTTGGTTGCAAGAATCACTTTCACATCTCCTCTTGAATCAAAACCATCTAACTGATTCAGCAACTCCAACATAGTCCTCTGAATCTCACGTTCTCCACCTGAGTGGGCATCATACCTGCAAAGCATACAAGAGACACACTAAGAATTGTTCATAATATCACTCTTCTGCCTGTCCCACACCCTACACCCCCTCcccaaagaaaaagaaaagaaaaaaactcaaGAGAATAGAGGATAGATACTGTATCAGTAGTGATTCCTGAAGCTGATGTTCAATAACTTACCTCTTCGTACCAACAGCATCAATTTCATCAATGAAAACAATAGATGGGGAAAGATCATCAGCAACCCGGAAAAGCTCCCTTACAAGTTTTGGACCATCTCCCAagtatttttgtattaattcaCTACCAACAACACGTAAGAAGGTTGCTGATGTTGAGTTTGCCACGGCCTGAAAGTAAAAAGGCTTTGTTAGACCAACTGAATCATCAAAGTTGCATACTGATAAAACTATAATTACAGTAAACATTATGCAAAACATCAAGTATgacttttaaaagataaaatttactCCAAGTTTTGTTAGTTGCTGTTTCCACATGCAAACATCAAGCTGCTACTTATTAACAGacttttgatttaattaaatgatGTTTGACGCAACAAAGAATAAACAATTTGACATAGGACTATTAAATTCTAACACaatatcaatttgattttaGCCTAATAAAAAAACGTTTAAAAAGAAGCTATTTTTTGAATGAAGAAAAGTTCGAAAAAACGAAATTGATATCTTTTAGGATTAGTTTCCATATTTccttattaaatttacattattatttattaactcGTTTACCTAGGATTATGGTCTAATAATAGTACAAAAACATGCCAGTGGTTCATATCTTGTAACATAATACCTCAAAATGCTTGGAAAATATTATACAGTTTCTATTCTCTCAATTTCCTCCCGTAATTCCTATAACTTAAATTCTATCAAGTTCATCAATAACGgattaataattaaacattaaaaaaagacAATTCTTCTGCAAAATGATTATGAAAAGCTGAAGGTGTAAAACAAGAAATTTACACGATGTCTTCCATTATCTGTAAAACCGCTGATTAATAAAGAACAAATAGCAgaatttaagaaaactaagaaaaataaCGGATAAATAAATTTTGCGGACAGACATTAAAAAAAAGCATTATAATCCACTACCATATAAACCCGATAATCAATAAAACCTCTTTCTGAACCCAGTAATTAAACAGATAAAATGAGAAGTTGAAAAGATGTTTAGATATCACCCTATAAGACACAAACAAAATGCACACCTTTGCAAGTAATGTCTTCCCAGTTCCAGGTTCTCCATATAAAATGACTCCCTTAGGAGGCTTGATACCAATGTCTTCATACAGTTCAGGATGTGTCAGCGGAAGCTCAACTGCTTCTTTAATTTCCTGAATCTGGGCATCTAAACCACCAATGTCAGCATATGATTCTAAAGGTGCCTTCTCAACCTTCATGACAGAGACCATAGGGTCAACTTCATCTTGAAGAAGCCCAACGACAGAGAGAACCTGGTAAAGAACCATACATTATAAGATCAGAAGAAGCATTACAATTTTTGCATCCAAACAAACATCAAATGTGTAAGAAAAGATAACTGATTGAAACATAAAAACAGTCATGTCAACCTCCCATGTCCATTTCTTCCTAAAAGACAGACAGTCCAACAAAAATACCTTTTCTCAACTTTTCTCACCTCATTCTAGTTTCCGGTGTCATGGATTACAACTTGACCATGCCTAGATTATACCAGGCAACAGCAACACATAATAGCATAGCGTTGCCCATTAACAACTTCAACAAGGACTATCTATGAAACTTTCAGTCCTTCCAAATACTGTTCGTGTTCCAAGTACTCAAAacatgattaatttaaatgtattaactGACTTAGTGTATTCCTTGattaactaaatatatttttaaaacaacttaTAGACCATAATAGAAACCCCATTGAAAGGGGATTTTCGCCAAAAACATAATCAAATTCAAACATACACCTAAACAAGTTTTCTGCCAGAGGTGAAATGTAACAGTTCTCTCCCAATTAAAGACGCAATTATATGTTCAGAATTCCGAACATCCCGAAGCATGTGTATGGAACAAGGACAGAGATTCTTTGAAAGAAGACCGCTCTGCCATGAACGGCAGTTCAAAGATCTTAACCTTTATTCGACACCCGATTCTTCTATTCACCAGACTACAACACACACCATTGTCACGCAACAAACCCCCACTTCGCCTACATGAAACACAAGTCTAACCACTAAACCCTAACCCCCAAATCCATCACAACAGAAAGAACATTCAATCAAAAGGCCATAAAAATTTAACCAATCAGGAGCAAACAAACAAAACCCTATCACACCCTAACCCTACCTTGTTATGCATCAGAATGGCACATCCAGGCTCGAGCTGATCCTTGTCGACGAAAGACAAGATACCAACGTAGTACTCCGGACCCACCGAGGACGAAACAATGGCGTGATTCTCGTCGATGAGTTCCTCGAGGTTGCCAACACTCATAGGGGAACCCCTGAGATCGTCGACCTTGGATCTGTCTTCCTCGGCCTTCTCCTCCTGCGGCTTCAGCCTCTCCTGGTTCGCCACGAACTCCTCCTCCATCAAAAGGTAGTCCTTTATGCGCTCCAGCTTCAGCAGCCGCAGCTTGCACTTCGAAAGCGGCGTCACCGTCGGCAACCGCGCCGCCGCCTCTGGCCCCTTCTGCTTTCGCTGCTTACGCCCTACTCGAGCCGGCGGCGCCGCTGGCTCAAACTTTTTCTCCTTCTTGTCACCGCCGTCCGGCTTCCGGTCCCCCGGAAGACCTTGCCTGTTCAAACCGCCCGGTGTTCCCTGACCCATGTCTTTACAATTTCTCAAAACgggaaagaaaaaaagttagaatGAAATATATACGTATACTCGCTACTTGCCTTCGTAAACAAGTTAAGGCCACTAATTGGACCAAAAGGCCCATCATTAGCTCTTCAAacaaataatcaataatttcttCCTATACCCCATTTTATTTTCCGCACCCCTAACATCATATATTCCaattaaattgtataaaatatgAGAAGGTAACCTTGTCACCTTCTTTATTAAAACGTTGTCCCCAAACCTACCTTTCTTTACCCTTTTTCAGTGGGGATTAGTGTAGCggtttacaaattttataattagaaatGTGGTAGGGATCTAAAAATATATCTTGGATTAAGCATTATGTgtatatttgaaatattcatCCGGATTAAACAATCCAAATATGTTATCAAATTCGATGAGACAATTCAGATTAAACATTTCAGAAtacaaacatatttttcaaaatattcaatccaaAATGTCTTCTCAAATCTTGAATTATATTCTAGATTGTTTAGTGTGTATTTGGATTATCATCGAAGAAGTTAAGTTTGATTAAATGAAACTAAAACTTCATCTAATGGAAAAGCATCAAAAGTGTTGCT carries:
- the LOC114178885 gene encoding 26S proteasome regulatory subunit 4 homolog A-like yields the protein MGQGTPGGLNRQGLPGDRKPDGGDKKEKKFEPAAPPARVGRKQRKQKGPEAAARLPTVTPLSKCKLRLLKLERIKDYLLMEEEFVANQERLKPQEEKAEEDRSKVDDLRGSPMSVGNLEELIDENHAIVSSSVGPEYYVGILSFVDKDQLEPGCAILMHNKVLSVVGLLQDEVDPMVSVMKVEKAPLESYADIGGLDAQIQEIKEAVELPLTHPELYEDIGIKPPKGVILYGEPGTGKTLLAKAVANSTSATFLRVVGSELIQKYLGDGPKLVRELFRVADDLSPSIVFIDEIDAVGTKRYDAHSGGEREIQRTMLELLNQLDGFDSRGDVKVILATNRIESLDPALLRPGRIDRKIEFPLPDIKTRRRIFQIHTSRMTLADDVNLEEFVMTKDEFSGADIKAICTEAGLLALRERRMKVTHADFKKAKDKVMFKKKEGVPEGLYM